From one Candidatus Kuenenbacteria bacterium genomic stretch:
- a CDS encoding ParA family protein, which yields MARVISIVNQKGGVGKTTTSVNLAAYLAHLGKLVLLVDLDPQGNASSGLGIDFKNINNGLYEVLVGPYSIADIIHPTTHENLHLAPANQNLAAANIELVSHDDREFKLHSNIKDIRSRYDYIIIDSPPSLGILTINGLVAADEILIPVQCEYYALEGLSQLLNTINLVKENIKPELKILGAIMTMYDDKHKLTQEIFDELYRYFPNRIFRTVIPRNIRLAEAPSFGRSILHYDRKSTGAKAYEKLAKEIIMLEN from the coding sequence ATGGCACGCGTTATCTCTATTGTTAATCAAAAAGGCGGGGTAGGCAAAACTACCACCTCGGTCAATCTGGCCGCTTATCTTGCCCATCTGGGCAAGTTAGTTTTATTAGTGGACCTTGACCCGCAGGGCAATGCCTCATCAGGTCTGGGTATTGATTTTAAAAATATCAATAATGGTCTTTATGAAGTATTGGTTGGCCCCTACAGTATCGCTGATATTATTCACCCCACTACCCACGAGAATCTACACCTTGCTCCGGCCAATCAAAATCTCGCCGCTGCTAATATTGAGCTCGTCTCCCATGACGACAGAGAATTCAAACTTCACAGCAACATAAAAGATATTCGTTCACGTTATGATTATATTATTATTGACTCGCCGCCCTCACTTGGCATTCTGACCATCAATGGTCTCGTGGCCGCTGATGAAATCCTTATTCCAGTACAGTGTGAATATTACGCTCTAGAAGGTTTGAGTCAGCTTTTGAATACCATTAATCTGGTCAAAGAAAACATCAAACCGGAATTAAAAATTCTTGGGGCTATCATGACCATGTATGATGATAAACACAAGCTAACTCAGGAAATTTTTGATGAGCTTTATCGCTATTTCCCCAACCGTATTTTTAGGACCGTTATCCCGAGAAATATCCGCCTAGCCGAAGCTCCATCTTTTGGGCGCTCTATTCTCCATTACGACCGTAAATCTACCGGCGCCAAAGCTTATGAGAAATTAGCCAAAGAAATAATAATGTTAGAAAATTAA
- a CDS encoding ParB/RepB/Spo0J family partition protein — MSFPDQNPFTNNNSSRPLGRGLSSLIPKKDHSLGDNSSRRGPVSPASYFPKSNSGVSNQIIHVPPSLIQINPYQPRKEFLPHALESLKNSIREHGIIQPLVVTQTMGGKYELVAGERRLRAAKELNLKTVPAIVRTAKDLEKLELSLIENIQREDLNPIEKAEAYKQLIDDFNLTQEEAAKRLGIARSTLNNSLRLLNLPVDIQTALSSGKISESQAKLILGVGEEEQKKIFHRAKEGNLTVKEVEREVKKVKVKSYLRSTKKDSQLVYWENKLSSALGTKVSIHMRGQSGGAIEIEFYSEEELQNIIENITS; from the coding sequence ATGTCTTTTCCAGATCAAAATCCTTTTACCAACAATAATTCTTCCCGTCCGCTTGGCCGCGGTCTGTCTTCCCTTATCCCCAAAAAGGATCATTCCTTGGGCGATAATTCCAGCCGTCGTGGCCCTGTCAGCCCAGCTAGCTACTTCCCCAAATCAAATTCCGGTGTCTCCAATCAAATCATCCACGTTCCTCCATCTCTGATCCAGATAAACCCTTATCAGCCCCGTAAGGAATTTTTGCCGCACGCTTTGGAAAGCCTCAAAAATTCTATTCGCGAACACGGCATTATTCAGCCGCTCGTTGTCACCCAGACTATGGGTGGCAAATATGAATTAGTAGCTGGCGAAAGGCGCCTCCGTGCCGCCAAGGAATTAAATCTAAAAACCGTACCAGCCATTGTGCGCACGGCCAAGGATTTGGAAAAATTGGAGTTGTCTTTGATTGAAAATATCCAGCGCGAAGATTTAAACCCCATTGAAAAAGCAGAAGCCTACAAGCAACTGATTGATGATTTCAATCTCACCCAAGAGGAAGCAGCCAAGAGGTTGGGTATCGCTAGGAGTACCCTTAATAATAGTTTGCGCTTATTGAATCTGCCGGTTGATATCCAGACCGCCCTATCCTCTGGCAAAATCTCTGAAAGCCAGGCCAAGTTGATACTTGGCGTTGGTGAGGAGGAACAAAAGAAAATATTCCATCGGGCAAAAGAGGGCAACCTGACAGTAAAAGAAGTGGAAAGAGAGGTAAAAAAAGTAAAGGTTAAATCTTATTTGCGTTCAACAAAAAAAGATTCCCAGCTTGTTTACTGGGAAAATAAATTATCGAGTGCCCTTGGCACCAAGGTCTCTATCCACATGCGGGGCCAAAGCGGGGGAGCTATAGAAATAGAGTTTTACTCCGAGGAAGAGCTCCAAAATATAATTGAGAATATTACTTCTTAG